The window TAATCATAAGCTGAAGGCTTTACTTCGTCAAGAATACTATCAAGTACATCTTGAGATATTTGATTTTCAGCATATTTTAGATACAGTTTTCTAAACTCACCCACCCCACCAAATAAATAAATTAAATCTTGTGGAGCAATCCAATTAAATCCATTTACTAAAGCATCATCAATTGATGTTATATCATCAGAGACCTCTAGAGAAATTACTAAACTATAAACAATATGCTCTGCTAGCAAAGATTTAATTATACTTGATTCTTTGGAAGTAGATTTTTTTAATAAATCATAAGCTAAAGAGTACGCTCCAATTGAAATCAGCTTTTTCATTTTTTCCACAATTTCAATGTTATAATGATTTTCAAGTCGATAATCATTCATTTTAATATCGAAAACATACCTGTTAATATCATTTCCACTAATTTCTTTTTTATATAGACCACCATTAGTTTTAATCCCCAAATAATTTTTTCAATTAAATAATCTAGAAAAACTGGACTTTTAAAGCTCTCATTTTCAAAATCATCTGTCTTTGTATAAAGATTTGAAATAATTGCTTGGTGAATATCTAAACCAACAAAATTAGCAGTAACTAATGGAGACATACTTCTTCCTGTTACACCTTGAAAAAGATAATCAATATAATCAATGCCACCTAACTCTTGATGCTTTTCAGCTAACAAAAATGCACGATTAATAAACTGAAATCCAACTCTATTTGCTAAAAAAGCAGGACTATCTTTAGCAAATACAACAGTCCTAAAGATGCTATTTTGTATATAATTTGCAAATTTTCCAATCAATTCTCTATTCGTATGTTTGGTATAAATAATCTCACATAAGTTTAGATTATAGGGCGGATTAAAGAAATGCGTACCAAAATAATTGGATCTTTTTTCTTCTTCAATAGAAGATGCTAAAATATCCAATGATAATCCTGAAGTTCCTGTTGTTAATATTGTTTCCTTATGAGAATACTGGCTGATTAATTGCGTAATTTTTAATTTTAATTCCATATTTTCAGCAACCGATTCAAATACCCAATCTGAGTTACCTATGCAACTTTCCAACTCATCATAAGTTTTAGGTATAAGCCTCTTGCGAATATCTCCTGCTTTAACAGATTTACAAATTTTTTCAACTACCAACTCTGAATCTTCGATTTTTCTTGAGATTAAATAGACTGTTGCACCACCAAATGCCGCTAATATTCCACTGACATTCGATCCCATATTTCCATTTGCTCCAACTACCGTAACAGTTTTAATATTCACTTAGCACTCCTCCTAACTATCCATTTAATTATCCTTTAAATCGTTCAACGGTTGCTTGACCTTGTTGGTTAATATCTTCGCTAATAATAACTTTTTTGATCGTTAAGAATATAATTTTCATGTCCAGTAATAAACTCAAATGTTGAATATAATAGATATCATATTCAAATTTCTGTTCCCATGATATTGCATTGCGCCCATTAACTTGTGCCCAACCAGTGATTCCAGGACGAATATAGTGTCTTTTTTTCTGTCTTTCACTATATAGAGGAAGATACTCAATCAATAAAGGACGCGGTCCTATGAAGCTCATTTCACCTCTAAAAACATTATATAATTGTGGTAGTTCGTCTAAACTTGTTTTCCTAATAAATTTACCTAACCCAGTTAATCTTTCCGAATCAGGTAGTAACTCACCTAAAGAATTTTTTTTATCAGTCATCGTTCTAAATTTATAGATGGTAAAAATCTTATGATCTTTACCTGGTCTCTGTTGTTTAAATAAAGCTGGTCCTTTTAACAAAATCTTAATGAGTAAATAAGTTAAAAATATTATTGGACTTAAAAGAAATAGTAAAATGAAAGCAACAATAAAGTCTAAAAATCTCTTAAAAAAATTATTATACATTATTAATCCCTCCAAAACTATTTGCAAATTTTAATAAACTCTTCTTAACCTCAATTCCGTCATACGAGTTTAGATCTTTTACAAAATTCAAAACATCCTCTACACTATTTTTAGTTACTTTTCCCACAAAAATTTTATCATACACTTTTTGATCAGTCTCTTCTCCATCGACTAATAACTCTTCATATAATTTTTCTCCAGGACGAATCCCTGTTTCAATAATTGGAATTTCTTGTTCTGTATATCCACTTAATTTCACAACTTTCTTGGCTAAATCAACAATTTTAACAGGTTCTCCCATATCTAAAATAAAGATTTCTCCACCTTTAGCTAGCGCCCCAGCTTGAATTACCAAACGGCTAGCTTCTGGAATCGTCATAAAATAACGAGTCATTCTAAAATCTGTTACTGTTACAGGTCCACCATTTTTTATCTGTTCCTTAAATAACGGGACTACACTACCACGACTGCCTAAAACATTACCAAAACGTACAGCTGCAAATTTTGTTTTTCCATCTTCATTTAACCCTGTGACAATCATTTCCGCAATGCGCTTTGTTGCTCCCATCACATTAGGAGGATTTACAGCTTTATCTGTTGAGATCATGACAAAACTGCCAACATTTGAATTTTTAGCGGCTTCCGCCATATTTTTTGTCCCATAAATATTATTTTTAACAGCTTCTTTTGGATTATACTCCATCATTGGTACATGCTTATGAGCCGCTGCATGGTATACACGATCTGGTTTAAACTCTTCCATTACTTCAAAAATACGTTGACGATCTTGAATATCTGCTATGACAGGTATAATTTCAATTTCACAACCATACTGATTCATTAATTCTTTATGAATTAAGTAGATAGAATTTTCTCCGTGACCAAGTAAAATTAATTTTTGAGGATAAAATTTAGCAATTTGACGGCAAATTTCTGAACCAATTGAACCACCCGCACCACTTACCAACACGGTTTTCCCTTGAAGTTTTTTGGAAATTTGTTTCATATCAAGCTGCACTTCTTCTCGGCCCAATAAATCAACCACATCAATTTCTCTAAAGCGACTTACCGATAATTTTCCATTAATTACATCTTCAACAGAAGGCATTAAATTAACTTTTACTCCAGAATGGTTACAGATATCTAAAATATGTTCATATTCTGCCGGTTGTAATGATGGAATAGCAATTGTAATTTGTTGAACATCGTATTCTTCAATTAATCCAGGAATATCCTCAACCGTTCCTAACACAGGAATACCAAATAAATAAGTCCCTTGCTTCATTAAGTCATTGTCAACAATTCCAATAATCTTCAGTTCATTGTCATTTCTTCTTGAACTGCGAATAAAGATACTGCCACCTTCACCAGCACCTACAATCAATGTTTTTATTTTTTTTATTTTTGTGTTTTCAAAAGCTTTTTTATTACGTGTTTCAATTAAGATTCGCCATAAAATTCGGCTGCCTGCAATTAAAGACATAGAAAATATATACATTAGTAAAAGAAAACGCCAGCTAATATTATCAATAGTAACTAAAGAAACGATACTAGCAATGACGAAAGATAGTGTTACACAAATAAAAATATTGGAAATTTCTTTTAAACTAGTATAACGATTAATTTTTGAAAATAATTTAAAATAAAGTGCTAACATTAAATAACTGAATATACAAATTCCAACAACACCAAGATAAAATATATTCGATGGATCAATATAAGGATTTAATAAGATATACGCACCAATACTTGACAATATAATTCCTATACTATCAACACTCACTAAAATAAATTTCTTAATAGACCTAGTCAGTAACATTTATTCCCTCTCCTTTTAAAATAATCCCAATATTTTCCGTTCCTTAGTTTTTTTGGGGGTATCAGGAATAATAACTTCTCCATTAACTAAGTCCTTTGTTCTTTGTTTAAATTCATTAACTCGACGACTACCAAATTCTTTCTCAAGCTTCCCGTAAGCTTCTTTCATAAGAAATCTTCTCGAAGTTACATTATGAGCATCTGATGCAAGTATGTGAACAAGATTGGCCTCCACCATTTGTTTACTTACTTTTTGAATCTTTTTACCGAAATTACCTAAATAACTACTGGCAGTTAACTGAGCTAAGGCACCCTTTTCAATAAAAGGAATGAGCGCATTAGGATTATCTATAAACACTTGATTGCGTTCGGGATGAACAATAACCGGTGTAATCCCTCTTTTATTCAACTCAAAAAACAGATTTTCTGAATAGGTGGGAACTGTCATGGTTGGGAATTCAATTAATAAATACTGACTGTCTTCATCAACAAATTGAATTTTCCCAGAATCAATCTCCTCCAACAGTTCGCCATTAATTCGCACTTCTTGTCCTGGAAAAAGAGTTAATTCAATTCCACGAGAATCGAGTTCTTCTTGCAACTCTGCCATTCTTTCTAAAATACTGTTCTTTTCATTAATATAAGCACCATTTTTATGATGAGGGGTCACTAAAATATGGGTGATTCCTTCAGCAACAGCCGCATTGGCCATTGCTATTGAATCCTCTAATGTTTGAGCACCATCATCAATCCCATTTAAGATATGACAATGTAAATCAATCATTAACCTTCACCCTCAATTCCATAATATTTATAAGCTTTATCTTTACGTTTTTCTAATCCATTAAAAATAGTTCCAACAACGTTTGCATTCACAATATCTAATAATTCTTTGGCTTTTAAAACTGCATCTTTATTAGCCACACCATTCCGAATAACAAACACGGTACCATCGGTTTTAGATGCCATAACTTGAGCATCAGTTACCGAAACAATTGCTGGCATATCAAAAATAATCAAATCAAAACTCTCTTCCAAGGTTTTAATAATTTTATTCATTTTTTTGGAGTCTAATAGTTCTGATGGATTGGGTGGGATTGGTCCACTTGTTAGGATGAATAAGTTTTCCGTATCTGTTTCATGGATGATATTTCCTAAAATAACTTCTTTTTCAGTTAGTAAGGTAGTTAGTCCTTGGTGATTAGTTAATTCAAAGGTTTTATGAACTGTTGGTTTACGCATATCAGCATCAATTAATAGTACTCTTTTTCCTTGTGTTGCAAAAACTACCGCTACATTGGCAGAAGTTGTGGATTTTCCTTCACCTGGTCCGGAAGAAGTAAAGACTAATGATTTTAAGTCTTTATCTACCATTGAAAATTGAATATTTGTCCGAATCGTTCGGAATTGTTCAGCAATAACAGAATTTGGTTTAGTAATGGTTACTAAACTAGCTCCATTTTTTTGACTTTCAGTTAAGTTTAATTTGTTTCTTTTATTTTTAAACATGATCAATTAGCTCCTTTTTATACACGACTACGAGAAACTCGACGAGATGTGGGTCCAGCTGGTAATAGTGCATTTAATTCATCTGTATCCATTTGTGAAACAGCTCCAAGATTTGTCCAACCTAAACTTTCGAGAATGAATTTTTCATCGCGAACTGTTTTATCTAAAAATTCCAATAGGAACGATGAACCAATCCCTAATAATAGCCCTAACACTAAACCAATCATCATATTGATTGCTGGTCTTGGAGAAATCTGTGAGGAATTAGGAACTGCTTGAGAAATTTGTCTTACATTTTGAACACTAGTATAAATTCCACTAATCTTCTCTTGAAAAACTTTTGCTACTGTGTTCGCAATATCTGCAGCAACGTAAGGATCTGAATCCGTTACTTTAATTGCAAACACCTGAGAATTTTGTTGAGTAACAATCTCAATCTTGCTCATTAATTGATCTGTTGTTGTAGCTATTTTCAATTCTTTTCGTACATCATCTAAAATAACATTATTCTTGATAATATCTTTATAGGTGTTAATCATTTGAACATCTGTTTGTAAATCTGCAAATTGTGTTGTTGCATTTGGATCAGTTGCTCGATTTACTAGTACTTGTGTAGATGCACTATATTTGGGTGTAATAAAGAAAAACGTCATAATAGCTGCTAATGCCAACCCAAGTAATCCAATTCCAATGATTAATACCATTCTCTTTCTAATAACTTCAAACAACTCTGATAAACTGATTGTCTCTTCCATTACTTCCTCCTACATACTTACGCTATATTTTTTTATTTCCACTAAATGATACTTTTTAAATACACATCTTGTTAATTATATCATAGATTTATTTAACATAGTATTTTTTTATTTCCACTAAATGATACTTTTTAAATACACATCTTGTTAATTATATCATAGATTTATTTAACATAGTGTTGCTTTATTAAAAAAAAATCCTTATCGGCTAAACCACAAAAATAACTCTTTGCATTCAGCATATACTCGACAACAACTCATTGATTTACTTCAGATAGTGGTTGTTGTTTCAACTTTTATAAACTTTAACTAAACTGCTAAGACTAGCCTCACTCATCATTCTTACAAAAATGTAACAACTTTTTTTTATAAGAGCTATATTAAAAATATCGAGTTATTTTATTTTTTCATTTTTTTAGACAAAAATAAAAATAATTTAGTTAAGATTGTTTTTATTTACAAACATATTTTTGCCTCTATTAACCTGTCTTTCAATATATTCCCCTATTCGACTATCACTACTAGCAATTTTTCCATTCCGAAACTCATCCAGTGAAGCATTAATAACTGCTCCTAATGTTAATATGATTCCAGAACCATTTAACCATAGCATTAATACAATAAAGATTCCTACGCTACCGTAACTTAACGTTTTCCCAGAAAAGTATTGAACATAGATCGCAAAGGCTTGTGCTAACGCTACCCAACCAAAGGTAGCAAATATCGCTCCTGGAATAACAAATTTTATTTTAACGTGGGCATTTGGAACCATATAATAAACTAAAGTAAAAACAAATAACAAAACCAATAAGGTTATTGGCCATTTTACACTTTCAAAAATAGAAATAAATTCCTCTGGTAATTGTAGAATTGGTGTCAAGAAATTTAAAACAGCTTGTCCAAAACTGAAGACTAAAATTAAAATAACAATTCCTAAAATCAAAATCAGGGTAAATCCTAAAGATGCTAACCGAATAACCAAAATGTTTTTTCGGGATTCAACACCATAGGCTTTATTCATGCTGATCTGCATAGCATTCATCCCTTTACTTGCAGCCCAAAAAGCTGCCACGATACCAAAGGATAACATTCCTCCACTGGTAGAAGATAGAAGTCGGTTAATGGTTTCGATAATTTCAATATAGATTGTTTCTGGAATTGCTCCTTCAAAGTAAGGCAATAACATATTTAAATCTAAATTTAATAACGGAAGTAAATTTCCAATAATAATAACAATGGGAAAAAACGATAGCAATAAATAATAAGCAATAATGACAGAGGAGTTTGTCACTTCTGCTTCGATATATTTATGCCGAATAATTGCGAATAATCGTAGCCATTTATTTTTATCTAAATATTTGTTCATTATTTTGTCCTCGTTGTTTCTTTCTTATATCTTTTTCAAAGAATTGTACGGTATTTTAGATGTAAAAGAAAGTGATAAAATTCAGATAAGTAATTCTATCATACTATTATTTGTAGATAGAATTAAAAATGAATTTTATCACTTTTGGGTAGTGCATTTAGATTGTACTTTTTGAGTTTATTGGTCTCCTTGAGAAGTTAAAATTCTAGGACCATCTTTTGTGATTGCTAGTGTGTGTTCAAATTGACAACTGATTCCACCGTCTTTTGTACGCGCAGTCCAACCATTGCCATCCATTTTTGATTTCCATGTTCCCGTATTTACCATGGGTTCAATGGTAATGACCATTCCTTCTTTTAAACGTAATCCTTTTCCAGCCTCACC is drawn from Carnobacterium gallinarum DSM 4847 and contains these coding sequences:
- a CDS encoding 3-hydroxyacyl-CoA dehydrogenase family protein, with amino-acid sequence MNIKTVTVVGANGNMGSNVSGILAAFGGATVYLISRKIEDSELVVEKICKSVKAGDIRKRLIPKTYDELESCIGNSDWVFESVAENMELKLKITQLISQYSHKETILTTGTSGLSLDILASSIEEEKRSNYFGTHFFNPPYNLNLCEIIYTKHTNRELIGKFANYIQNSIFRTVVFAKDSPAFLANRVGFQFINRAFLLAEKHQELGGIDYIDYLFQGVTGRSMSPLVTANFVGLDIHQAIISNLYTKTDDFENESFKSPVFLDYLIEKIIWGLKLMVVYIKKKLVEMILTGMFSILK
- a CDS encoding sugar transferase produces the protein MYNNFFKRFLDFIVAFILLFLLSPIIFLTYLLIKILLKGPALFKQQRPGKDHKIFTIYKFRTMTDKKNSLGELLPDSERLTGLGKFIRKTSLDELPQLYNVFRGEMSFIGPRPLLIEYLPLYSERQKKRHYIRPGITGWAQVNGRNAISWEQKFEYDIYYIQHLSLLLDMKIIFLTIKKVIISEDINQQGQATVERFKG
- a CDS encoding polysaccharide biosynthesis protein, producing MLLTRSIKKFILVSVDSIGIILSSIGAYILLNPYIDPSNIFYLGVVGICIFSYLMLALYFKLFSKINRYTSLKEISNIFICVTLSFVIASIVSLVTIDNISWRFLLLMYIFSMSLIAGSRILWRILIETRNKKAFENTKIKKIKTLIVGAGEGGSIFIRSSRRNDNELKIIGIVDNDLMKQGTYLFGIPVLGTVEDIPGLIEEYDVQQITIAIPSLQPAEYEHILDICNHSGVKVNLMPSVEDVINGKLSVSRFREIDVVDLLGREEVQLDMKQISKKLQGKTVLVSGAGGSIGSEICRQIAKFYPQKLILLGHGENSIYLIHKELMNQYGCEIEIIPVIADIQDRQRIFEVMEEFKPDRVYHAAAHKHVPMMEYNPKEAVKNNIYGTKNMAEAAKNSNVGSFVMISTDKAVNPPNVMGATKRIAEMIVTGLNEDGKTKFAAVRFGNVLGSRGSVVPLFKEQIKNGGPVTVTDFRMTRYFMTIPEASRLVIQAGALAKGGEIFILDMGEPVKIVDLAKKVVKLSGYTEQEIPIIETGIRPGEKLYEELLVDGEETDQKVYDKIFVGKVTKNSVEDVLNFVKDLNSYDGIEVKKSLLKFANSFGGINNV
- a CDS encoding tyrosine-protein phosphatase, with the protein product MIDLHCHILNGIDDGAQTLEDSIAMANAAVAEGITHILVTPHHKNGAYINEKNSILERMAELQEELDSRGIELTLFPGQEVRINGELLEEIDSGKIQFVDEDSQYLLIEFPTMTVPTYSENLFFELNKRGITPVIVHPERNQVFIDNPNALIPFIEKGALAQLTASSYLGNFGKKIQKVSKQMVEANLVHILASDAHNVTSRRFLMKEAYGKLEKEFGSRRVNEFKQRTKDLVNGEVIIPDTPKKTKERKILGLF
- a CDS encoding CpsD/CapB family tyrosine-protein kinase, whose amino-acid sequence is MFKNKRNKLNLTESQKNGASLVTITKPNSVIAEQFRTIRTNIQFSMVDKDLKSLVFTSSGPGEGKSTTSANVAVVFATQGKRVLLIDADMRKPTVHKTFELTNHQGLTTLLTEKEVILGNIIHETDTENLFILTSGPIPPNPSELLDSKKMNKIIKTLEESFDLIIFDMPAIVSVTDAQVMASKTDGTVFVIRNGVANKDAVLKAKELLDIVNANVVGTIFNGLEKRKDKAYKYYGIEGEG
- a CDS encoding YveK family protein, with protein sequence MEETISLSELFEVIRKRMVLIIGIGLLGLALAAIMTFFFITPKYSASTQVLVNRATDPNATTQFADLQTDVQMINTYKDIIKNNVILDDVRKELKIATTTDQLMSKIEIVTQQNSQVFAIKVTDSDPYVAADIANTVAKVFQEKISGIYTSVQNVRQISQAVPNSSQISPRPAINMMIGLVLGLLLGIGSSFLLEFLDKTVRDEKFILESLGWTNLGAVSQMDTDELNALLPAGPTSRRVSRSRV
- a CDS encoding YihY/virulence factor BrkB family protein, whose translation is MNKYLDKNKWLRLFAIIRHKYIEAEVTNSSVIIAYYLLLSFFPIVIIIGNLLPLLNLDLNMLLPYFEGAIPETIYIEIIETINRLLSSTSGGMLSFGIVAAFWAASKGMNAMQISMNKAYGVESRKNILVIRLASLGFTLILILGIVILILVFSFGQAVLNFLTPILQLPEEFISIFESVKWPITLLVLLFVFTLVYYMVPNAHVKIKFVIPGAIFATFGWVALAQAFAIYVQYFSGKTLSYGSVGIFIVLMLWLNGSGIILTLGAVINASLDEFRNGKIASSDSRIGEYIERQVNRGKNMFVNKNNLN